AACCAACTCCATAACCAcgccaaaatattttattattaattttataagtcaACTCTGTTTATATAATTGCATTTGAATAGTAAGATTTTCTTAGGTATTATATGATTAATTGtgcaaaaaataatgatataatattgaataataataaataatagtaaaaaataataataaaataataaataatagtgagttattatcaaaatatttgagaataccttactatccaaactagttagattttagccacaaaataattatataaaagtaaatttataaactgacgtgatttaatgcagtatgttagattgtaaaattatttttattataagatagatTTAACGGATAACATAAAATCACgttagtttgtagatttatttttatataatatatttctatatGTAGTACTTTCATATGACAAATATTGTATTATATCATAAACatgatttcatttataattttaaatatctttattataaagttaaaaataacgttataaaattatgaacacaaagttaataagttattaGATTTATACCATCTTATATAAATTGAGCTGAATTTTTACAAGAGTTCATGTTTTAATAGtagatcataattttatatttctaaataatttatttaataaatgaattaagaCAATGAGTGCAGGAATCTTATCCCAAACAGATAATCGAATAATGTTGTTCATTAACCTCCATCTTCGGGACATTGAACAGTGATTAACAAAGTAAAATCAAttccattttcttattttattttataattttgtatccAAAGGCCATTATCATCATTGCATTGTATTGTCGTCAGATCGTATTCCAACCCGGATGCTCCACGGGGAGCTATTTTAATTGCTATTTTCCCTGTTTTAGTGGATCTTTCTCCCTCATGTTCCCGTCGTCTCAGTGTGCTGTATATATTATCCAGTGAACCAAAGGCGGATCGCATCCTCTCCATTTTCTTGCTCTTTTCGGATtctcagatctctctctctctctctctctctctcacaaatcCCAAACCCAAGGTTGGTTAATCTCTCTCATTTCTAGACTCATAATAGTAGTAATTAATTGATCATCGTCTTTGATTGATCTACCGTCTACGACTAATATTACTCTCCAATTCCAGTATCCTTTTGGATTCAACACTTTTAGGTCCCTCTGCACTCTGATCTGATCATTCCTTCTATTCTGGCGCTTATACctgatattttcttctttgttatttttattattacttttagaTTGCTTatctttctctttaattttaattttgggttcTGGTGAACGCAGGTGAGAAATGGCAAACACTCATCTACATGGGACGCTTCACGCTACGATCTTTGAGGTGGACGAGATCCGCAGTGGCGGTGGCCCTAGGATCTTCCGCAAggtatatgtttatttttctttttactcctTTTCGACagaatttgtaatatataagcTAGGATCTGAGTCAATCATTGTGATttgtattattgagttttttctCGACGAgccatgtttttgttttgtttagttatttaagttattttgatacctatttggtatttagagttatatcatatatgtatatatgtgtatgaaCAAATCAAGTATTGGGTTGTTAAGGTTTAATGTAGATATGtctttggggaaaaaaaatttataatcgcGATGATCGGCGATGCAACGATATGAGTCAATTGGAAAAAACACATAAACATAGGACGTAGAGAATATTAAAAGAAACATTTTAAAGATGATTGAATAAGTTTTTTAATCATCTTCTAAAGGGTGCAGCCCAAGTACACTTCGAATATTTGTGTTCTGACTTCTTACGCATAAATCTCACTTGAATTGGACATGTATGCCAAGCATGCACTTGCAAAACGGAAAAATTGTGGAAACAAATGGTTGATGCTAGACGAAAAGCAGATGGTAAATTCAgtgtttgagaatgagaaactGATTTTGTAGTTTCTAGTCCATGACCATCTGCTTCAATACTTCTTTTCATCAACTCAGATTTGCCCCGATCAATTAGAGCTGTAGCAATGCTTTTAATCATAGGCTGTCAAATCCTACcccttccttttgtttttttctttatggattttgttgtggcaCCCAGATTTTGTTAAAGATCGtagttcttattttcttttcattttttctttctcttatcAAGGATCTTTCCGTTGCAATTGTTATCATCATCTGCACTGTATGAAGATCCCATCAGCATTTAATATACTACACTCTAACCAATTTTATCATTTGTCTCTGTcgtcaatttattttatctctggAATATGATGCTTGTTTCTGGACTATAGGTGTTCCGATTTGGAAGGCTGTTTTCCTCATTCACAGACTggcatttcattttcaattttcaaaacattggtttattatttatcatttattttttggctATTACTAACAGtgtcaatattattattttttcctttcattttgtaATTTAATAGTGAAATTACATTTTGCAGCTTATGGAAGGCATTGAAGAGACTGTTGGTTTTGGCAAAGGGGTTACTAAACTCTATGCAACTATCGATCTAGGAAAAGCTAGAGTTGGCAGGACAAGAATTATAGAAAACGAGCATAAGAACCCCAGGTGGTATGAGTCTTTCCATATTTACTGCGCCCATATGGCTTCAGATGTTATATTCACTGTCAAAGATGATAATCCTATTGGGGCAACCTTAATCGGAAGAGCATATGTACCTGTTGAAGAAATATTGTATGGAGAAGAAGTGGATAAATGGGTTGAAATCTTGGATGAGGAAAAAAACCCTGTACATGGAGGTTCTAAGATTCATGTCAAGCTACAATATTTCGACGTTGCAAAAGACCTTAATTGGTCTCGGGGTATCAGAAGTCCTAAATTTCCTGGAGTACCATACACATTCTTCTCTCAGAGAAAAGGATGTAGGGTTTCTCTGTACCAAGATGCTCACGTACCAGATAACTTTATTCCTAAAATCCCTCTTGCTGGTGGGACATATTATGAGCCCCACAGATGTTGGGAAGATATTTTTGATGCAATCTCTAATGCAAAGCACTTGATCTACATTACTGGATGGTCTGTTTATACTGAAATTTCCTTGGTAAGGGACTCGAGAAGGCCAAAGCCTGGAGGAGACATCATGCTTGGTGAGCTGCTTAAGAAAAAGGCAAGTGAAGGTGTTAGGGTTCTTATGCTTGTTTGGGATGACAGGACTTCTGTCGGTTTACTGAAAAGGGATGGATTGATGGCCACCCATGATGAAGAAACTGAACATTATTTTCAGAACACTGATGTGCACTGTGTCTTATGTCCCCGAAATCCTGATGACGGTGGGAGCATTATTCAGGATTTACAGATCTCTGCCATGTTCACCCATCACCAGAAGATTGTGGTGGTGGACAGTGAGCTGCCTACCGGAGGATCACAGAAGAGGAGAATTGTGAGCTTTGTCGGGGGTCTTGATCTTTGTGATGGGAGATATGACACTGCCTTTCATTCAGTTTTCAGGACATTGGACACTGTGCATCATGATGATTTTCATCAGCCCAATTTTACCGGTGCTTCAATCACAAAAGGTGGTCCAAGGGAACCATGGCATGATATACATTCCCGACTTGAAGGACCCATTGCTTGGGAtgtcttatttaattttgagcAGAGGTGGAGAAAGCAGGGTGGTAAGGATTTACTTATTCAGCTCAGAGAGCTTGATGATATTCTTATTACCCCATCGCCAGTTACGTTCCCGGATGACCATGAGACATGGAATGTGCAGTTGTTTAGATCCATTGATGGTGGAGCTGCTTTTGGCTTCCCAGAGACACCTGAAGATGCAGCCAGAGCTGGGCTTGTTAGTGGGAAGGATAACATCATTGACCGAAGCATTCAGGATGCTTATATTAATGCTATTAGACGTGCAAAGGATTTCATTTATATTGAAAATCAGTATTTCCTTGGAAGCTCCTTTGCCTGGAGTGCTGATGGTATTAAGCCTGAGGATATTGGTGCCCTGCATCTGATTCCAAAGGAGCTTTCACTTAAGATTGTTAGTAAGATTGAAGCAGGGGAGAGGTTCAGAGTCTATATCGTTGTCCCAATGTGGCCAGAGGGTATCCCAGAGAGTGGATCAGTTCAAGCAATATTAGATTGGCAGAAGAGGACAATGGAGATGATGTATAAAGATATTATTCAGGCTCTGAAAGCCAAGGGCATTGAGGAGGATCCTCGGAactatttaacatttttctgcCTTGGAAATCGGGAGGTAAAAAAGCATGGAGAATACGAGCCTTCAGAAAAACCAGAACCTGATTCAGATTACATCAGAGCCCAGGAGGCCAGGCGTTTCATGATCTATGTACATACCAAAATGATGATTGGTAAGATATGCCACCGCTATTAGAACcctagtttaaaaaaaaaaaaaagtttgaacgTTAATCAACTCAAAAAGGATTTATTCAACTTCGGTGATGTTTCTTTTGCCTCGATATATATTATGTCATTGAAATGAACTATGTGTTTTTGCAGTCGACGATGAATATATAATCGTTGGATCTGCCAA
This window of the Juglans regia cultivar Chandler chromosome 12, Walnut 2.0, whole genome shotgun sequence genome carries:
- the LOC109013902 gene encoding phospholipase D alpha 1; this encodes MANTHLHGTLHATIFEVDEIRSGGGPRIFRKLMEGIEETVGFGKGVTKLYATIDLGKARVGRTRIIENEHKNPRWYESFHIYCAHMASDVIFTVKDDNPIGATLIGRAYVPVEEILYGEEVDKWVEILDEEKNPVHGGSKIHVKLQYFDVAKDLNWSRGIRSPKFPGVPYTFFSQRKGCRVSLYQDAHVPDNFIPKIPLAGGTYYEPHRCWEDIFDAISNAKHLIYITGWSVYTEISLVRDSRRPKPGGDIMLGELLKKKASEGVRVLMLVWDDRTSVGLLKRDGLMATHDEETEHYFQNTDVHCVLCPRNPDDGGSIIQDLQISAMFTHHQKIVVVDSELPTGGSQKRRIVSFVGGLDLCDGRYDTAFHSVFRTLDTVHHDDFHQPNFTGASITKGGPREPWHDIHSRLEGPIAWDVLFNFEQRWRKQGGKDLLIQLRELDDILITPSPVTFPDDHETWNVQLFRSIDGGAAFGFPETPEDAARAGLVSGKDNIIDRSIQDAYINAIRRAKDFIYIENQYFLGSSFAWSADGIKPEDIGALHLIPKELSLKIVSKIEAGERFRVYIVVPMWPEGIPESGSVQAILDWQKRTMEMMYKDIIQALKAKGIEEDPRNYLTFFCLGNREVKKHGEYEPSEKPEPDSDYIRAQEARRFMIYVHTKMMIVDDEYIIVGSANINQRSMDGARDSEIAMGAYQPYHLATRQPARGQVHGFRMALWYEHLGMLDDSFLQPESEECIRKVNQVADKYWDLYSRETLEHDLPGHLLRYPIGVASEGEITELPGFEFFPDTKARVLGAKSDYMPPILTT